The nucleotide window CAGGTGCCGTGACGGAAACGCTGGCCTACCTGCGGGAGCGCCTGACCCGCCGCCCCCGCGCGATGCTGATCCTGGGCTCCGGGCTCGGCGGCCTGGCGGACGACCTCGAGCAGCCCGTCCGCTTGCCCTTCGCCGAGATCCCCGGCTTTGCGCGCGCGCAGGTCGAGGGGCACGCCGGCGCACTCGTGGCCGGCCGGCTCGAGGGCGTGGAATGCGTCGTCCTCCAGGGCCGCTATCACGTGTACGAGGGCCACCCGCCGGAGGCGGTCGCGCTGCCAGTTCGCGCCCTGGCCGCGCTCGGCGCCCGCACCCTCATCGTGAGCAGCGCCGCCGGCGCGCTGAACCCCGCCTTCCGCGCCGGCGACCTCATGATCCTGGCGGACCATATCAATCTCATGTGGCGGAACCCGCTGATCGGGCCCGTCATCCCTGGCGACGAGCGGTTTCCGGACATGTCCCGCCCCTTCGACCCGGAGCTGCGGGCAGTCGCCGAGCGCGTGGCCGAAGAACGCGGAATCCGGGTGGTCCGGGGCGTGTACTGCGCCGTGAGCGGTCCCAGCTACGAGACGCGGGCAGAAATCCGCATGCTGCGCCGATTCGGCGCCGATGCCGTGGGGATGAGCACTGTGCCGGAGGTGCTGGCAGCCCGCGCCATGGGTGTGCGCGTCCTCGGCATCTCGCTGATCAGCAATCTGGCTGCGGGTCTGCATGCCGGCCCACTCGAGCACGCCGAGGTGATCGCCGCTGGCGCGGAGGCGCGAGGCCGCTTCGCCGACCTGGTGCGCGGCGTGATCCGCGAGCTGCCGCTGCTGCTCGAAGTGGAAATGGATTGACTCGCGGATGGATTGACTCGCGCCTTG belongs to Gemmatimonadota bacterium and includes:
- a CDS encoding purine-nucleoside phosphorylase, whose product is MTETLAYLRERLTRRPRAMLILGSGLGGLADDLEQPVRLPFAEIPGFARAQVEGHAGALVAGRLEGVECVVLQGRYHVYEGHPPEAVALPVRALAALGARTLIVSSAAGALNPAFRAGDLMILADHINLMWRNPLIGPVIPGDERFPDMSRPFDPELRAVAERVAEERGIRVVRGVYCAVSGPSYETRAEIRMLRRFGADAVGMSTVPEVLAARAMGVRVLGISLISNLAAGLHAGPLEHAEVIAAGAEARGRFADLVRGVIRELPLLLEVEMD